The following is a genomic window from Bacilli bacterium PM5-9.
AAATTTTAAATATCGTTAATTATTTTTGAAAATGCAATTTTAAATCGTTTTTTATTTTTTTTAATTGAAAGTGCAATTTCATCATCATTACTACTGATCTATCTTTCATGTTATCCTTATATTGGCTGCTTATTTTCAAGGAGGTAGCTTCTATGGC
Proteins encoded in this region:
- a CDS encoding hypothetical protein (product_source=Hypo-rule applied) yields the protein AIEATSLKISSQYKDNMKDRSVVMMMKLHFQLKKIKNDLKLHFQK